A window from Kluyveromyces lactis strain NRRL Y-1140 chromosome E complete sequence encodes these proteins:
- the MET3 gene encoding sulfate adenylyltransferase (highly similar to uniprot|P08536 Saccharomyces cerevisiae YJR010W MET3 ATP sulfurylase catalyzes the primary step of intracellular sulfate activation essential for assimilatory reduction of sulfate to sulfide involved in methionine metabolism), producing MPSPHGGVLQDLVARDASKKAELLEIAQSGDLTSWSLTARQICDLELILNGGFSPLDGFLNQQDYQSVVEKSRLQNGLVWTIPITLDVDAEFASQLSPDQRIVLLQDNEFPLAILTVSDVYQPDKAVEAKKVFRGDPEHPAVKYLFEQAGEFYVGGSLEAIQLPVHYDYPGWRKTPAQLRLEFESKQWDRVVAFQTRNPMHRAHRELTVRAARSNNSKILIHPVVGLTKPGDIDHHTRVRVYQEIIKRYPNGMAQLSLLPLAMRMGGDREAVWHAIIRKNYGASHFIVGRDHAGPGKNSKGVDFYGPYDAQELVESYKNELDIEVVPFRMVTYLPDEDRYAPIDEIDTDKTRTLNISGTELRNRLRDGGEIPAWFSYPEVVKILRESNPSRPKQGFALVLSETLPAQLKTALLSTFLQYGGGRHYKVLEHGNNEEILALVPDFVRSGTGLILQNASSLKGTNVFKIGEESGSDIPLETEDKNILHIVQRVVLFLEDQGFFQF from the coding sequence ATGCCTTCTCCTCATGGTGGTGTTTTGCAAGATTTAGTTGCAAGAGATGCTTCAAAAAAAGCCGAATTGTTAGAAATTGCTCAAAGCGGTGATTTGACCTCTTGGTCTTTGACTGCCAGACAAATTTGcgatttggaattgatcTTGAATGGTGGGTTTTCTCCTTTGGATGGGTTCCTTAACCAACAAGATTATCAATCTGTCGTTGAAAAATCTCGTCTTCAAAACGGTTTAGTTTGGACCATTCCAATCACATTGGACGTGGATGCTGAATTTGCTTCTCAATTGAGTCCAGACCAACGTATTGTCTTGCTCCAGGACAATGAGTTCCCATTGGCAATCTTAACGGTCAGTGATGTTTATCAACCTGATAAAGCCGTTGAAGCCAAGAAGGTGTTCAGAGGTGATCCAGAACATCCAGCCGTGAAATATTTATTCGAACAAGCTGGCGAATTTTATGTCGGTGGTTCTTTAGAGGCTATTCAATTGCCTGTTCATTATGATTATCCAGGTTGGAGAAAGACCCCAGCTCAATTGAGACTTGAATTCGAATCCAAGCAATGGGATCGTGTCGTGGCTTTCCAAACAAGAAACCCAATGCATAGAGCACACAGAGAATTGACTGTGCGTGCTGCTAGATCAAACAACTCTAAGATCCTAATTCACCCAGTGGTGGGTCTAACGAAACCAGGTGACATTGACCACCATACAAGAGTTAGGGTCTAccaagaaatcatcaaaagATACCCTAACGGCATGGCTCAATTGTCCCTGTTGCCACTTGCTATGAGAATGGGTGGTGACAGAGAAGCTGTTTGGCATGCAATTATTAGAAAGAATTATGGTGCTTCACATTTCATCGTTGGTAGAGACCATGCCGGTCCTGGTAAGAACTCCAAGGGTGTTGACTTCTATGGTCCATACGACGCTCAAGAATTAGTCGAATCCTACAAAAACGAATTGGATATCGAAGTTGTTCCATTCAGAATGGTTACATACCTACCAGATGAAGACAGATATGCtccaattgatgaaattgatactGACAAGACAAGAACTTTGAATATCAGTGGAACTGAATTGAGAAACAGATTGAGAGATGGTGGTGAAATTCCAGCATGGTTCTCTTATCCAGAAGTCGTCAAGATTTTGAGGGAATCAAACCCTTCAAGACCTAAACAAGGTTTCGCTCTTGTCTTGTCAGAAACTTTACCGGCTCAACTAAAGACTGCTTTATTGTCTACTTTCTTACAATATGGTGGTGGTAGACACTACAAGGTTTTGGAACATGGcaacaatgaagaaattctaGCTCTTGTCCCTGATTTCGTTAGAAGTGGAACCGGTCTAATCTTACAAAATGCTTCCTCTTTGAAGGGCACTAACGTGTTCAAGATAGGTGAAGAATCGGGATCCGATATTCCACTGGAAACTGAAGACAAGAACATCTTACACATTGTACAAAGAGTGGTCTTGTTCTTGGAAGACCAAGgctttttccaattctga
- a CDS encoding MDR family MFS transporter (similar to uniprot|P36172 Saccharomyces cerevisiae YKR105C Hypothetical ORF), with protein MSSLAKQVSSTSLDKNSTVNIIFSLVKRESEPVSKKYEDKKAGEDAEDVPVDLKNVFTSDNEKTQSSIMAGMRLYVCLFALVLAQLIVALDVFIVNTVIDVVSKNLGGYAKSGWLITGYSLPNSLLSLIWGRATSLLGFQSSMLISIFIFEVGSIVSATATSMNNLVVGRVVAGIGGSGLQTVSMIIGCSLVEERNRTIVIAVIMSAFAVSSLIGPFIGGAFTTHATWRWCFWISLPVGGSAAFLFFFTYNPERLSITARLVRCLKLVKAIPLKQFQYVETYKTIVRNLVFRFDLIGFTLNCTGICLFLLGLTFGSEDNSWKRAFVVCFLVIGGLLVVCSVVYDFYIFDRINPEPANASYRPLMVRTLIGHKYFLLANTVTCAAAVVFAGYMVYSVQFFQLVLGYTAWNAGLHLIPLVIASLLSAIFCGGFTKKTGHVKYVMIANIALLLIGSGVCTLLDNYSNNSMQIGVWILPGFGLGATLQCALISSQLQIDKNSPDAKTELVEITAFNSFCKSLGSSIGAVLSTTTFISALWRKINKAKLEGYYGKKINELVKYRLQNFDGKSTEAAEIFSAAVTYVFWMCYAFSALAFFCACLSSNRRVETEKKVAQEEHDGLPSIPEFKQGTTV; from the coding sequence ATGTCATCGTTGGCGAAGCAGGTAAGCAGTACCAGTCTTGACAAAAACAGCACCGTTAACATTATATTTTCGTTGGTTAAAAGAGAGAGTGAACCTGTCAGTAAGAAGTACGAGGACAAGAAAGCAGGTGAGGATGCGGAAGACGTTCCAGTTGATCTGAAAAATGTCTTTACTAGCGATAATGAGAAAACTCAGTCAAGTATAATGGCTGGGATGAGGTTGTACGTATGTCTTTTCGCACTTGTATTGGCCCAATTGATCGTTGCTTTGGATGTTTTCATTGTCAATACAGTTATTGACGTTGTTTCCAAGAATTTGGGAGGTTACGCCAAGAGTGGTTGGCTGATTACTGGTTACAGTTTGCCTAATTCGTTGTTAAGTTTGATATGGGGAAGGGCCACCTCTTTATTGGGGTTTCAATCGAGCATGTTGATCTCAATCTTTATCTTCGAAGTCGGATCGATCGTTTCAGCTACTGCTACTTCGATGAATAACCTTGTCGTCGGGAGAGTCGTGGCTGGTATCGGTGGTAGTGGTCTTCAAACTGTGAGTATGATTATTGGTTGCTCGTtagttgaagaaagaaaccGTACCATAGTCATAGCGGTCATTATGTCTGCGTTTGCAGTTTCGTCGTTAATCGGACCCTTCATCGGTGGTGCTTTCACAACACATGCTACTTGGAGGTGGTGCTTTTGGATTAGTTTGCCCGTCGGAGGTTCTGCtgcatttttatttttctttacttACAACCCTGAGAGGTTATCAATAACAGCAAGATTAGTACGTTGCTTGAAACTAGTTAAAGCAATTCCGTTAAAACAATTCCAATACGTTGAAACCTATAAGACTATTGTCAGGAATTTGGTTTTCAGATTTGATCTCATTGGGTTTACCCTAAACTGTACTGGTATTTGTTTGTTCTTACTTGGTTTAACGTTTGGTTCTGAGGATAATTCATGGAAAAGAGCTTTCGTCGTATGTTTCCTCGTCATTGGTGGCTTACTTGTCGTATGTTCGGTTGTGTATGACTTCTACATCTTTGATCGGATTAATCCAGAACCAGCAAATGCTTCTTATAGACCTTTAATGGTTAGGACTTTGATCGGTCACAAATATTTCTTACTTGCTAATACCGTAACGTGTGCAGCAGCTGTGGTGTTTGCTGGGTACATGGTTTATTCCGTGCAATTTTTCCAGTTAGTTTTAGGTTACACCGCATGGAATGCAGGCTTGCATTTAATCCCCCTAGTTATCGCTTCCCTATTATCTGCTATTTTCTGTGGTGGTTTTACTAAGAAGACTGGTCACGTTAAATATGTGATGATCGCAAACATAGCGCTACTATTAATTGGCAGTGGGGTGTGCACTTTATTAGACAATTATTCAAACAATTCTATGCAGATCGGTGTATGGATTCTACCAGGTTTTGGTTTAGGTGCTACTTTACAATGTGCCCTTATCAGTTCTCAGTTGCAAATTGATAAAAACAGCCCTGATGCTAAAACTGAGCTAGTAGAAATCACAGCGTTTAATAGTTTCTGTAAATCTTTGGGTTCCAGTATTGGAGCAGTTTTATCCACAACCACCTTTATCAGCGCTTTATGGCGAAAGATCAACAAGGCAAAATTAGAGGGCTATTACGGTAAGAAGATTAATGAACTTGTGAAATATAGATTACAAAACTTCGACGGAAAATCCACTGAAGCTGCAGAGATATTTAGTGCTGCTGTTACGTACGTCTTTTGGATGTGTTATGCTTTTTCAGCTCTGGCCTTCTTTTGTGCATGCCTCTCATCTAATAGGAGGGTcgaaacagaaaagaaagttgCACAAGAAGAACATGATGGTTTACCATCTATCCCGGAATTCAAACAAGGGACCACTGTTTAA
- a CDS encoding alpha-mannosyltransferase (similar to uniprot|P39106 Saccharomyces cerevisiae YER001W MNN1 Alpha-1 3-mannosyltransferase integral membrane glycoprotein of the Golgi complex required for addition of alpha1 3-mannose linkages to N-linked and O-linked oligosaccharides one of five S. cerevisiae proteins of the MNN1 family), whose product MMVVRRFLSASRYNMPSFRSRPVLLAIFGVCATVIWYLFFFQSNLKMADLKKVATSRYLSQEPSLSELMSNVKIKPIEETPVSPLELIPDIEISTRKKYDASWDLLFRGRKYKSFNDYDLHTKCEFYFQNLYNLNEDWTNNIRTFTFDINDVDTSTKIDALKDSDGVQLVDEKAIRLYKRTHNVALATERLRLYDKCFVNSPGSNPLKMDHLFRSNKKSKTTALDDEVTGNRDTFTKTKKTSFLSDMDTSSFQKYDQWDFEHRMFPMIPYFEEHNFTNVMPIFTGSNGGEPLPQGKFPVLDPKSGELLRVETFRYDKSKSLWKNWNDMSSASGKRGIILAAGDGQVDQCIRLIATLRAQGNALPIQIIHNNQLNEKSVKLLSEAAKSTEFSSGRAQSLWLVNVGPTLESSMKSNFGRFKNKWLSVIFNTFEEFIFIDTDAISYINMADYFNFKEYKSTGTLFFKDRSLAIGTEQKCGPLFETLEPRILEMYYFNTLPMINGDYVEQQCMGMLTPEEKVYKRFFEVGHQHNLESGLLAINKNEHIMGLVTATVLNIAPKVGGCGWGDKEFFWLGLLVAGQRYSIYDIDASAIGVPQQKQSIANGDEFDEYRICSLQVAHTSYDGHLLWINGGSQYCKKPETFEGDWTNIKELRESYSDDKEKALKAYSDTVKVEAAIVPDSRSNGWGRDDQRCKGYFWCGKFTSKLKPYTYNTVVTKGDLIRFGDEEIESISKINKIWNDAIIPDGA is encoded by the coding sequence ATGATGGTTGTAAGGCGTTTTTTATCAGCTTCGCGATATAATATGCCATCTTTTAGGTCCAGGCCCGTTCTCTTAGCTATCTTTGGTGTCTGTGCTACCGTGATATGGTACCTATTCTTTTTCCAGTCTAATCTGAAGATGgcagatttgaaaaaggtAGCAACTTCAAGGTATCTTTCACAAGAACCGTCGTTATCAGAACTTATGTCAAATGTGAAGATCAAGCCTATTGAAGAAACCCCGGTTTCGCCATTGGAGTTGATTCCAGATATCGAAATATCGACTAGAAAGAAATACGATGCGTCGTGGGATCTGTTGTTCCGTGGTAGAAAATATAAATCGTTCAACGATTATGATCTTCATACGAAATGTGAGTTTTATTTCCAGAATTTATACAATTTGAACGAGGATTGGACCAATAATATTCGGACGTTCACTTTCGATATTAACGATGTAGACACGTCTACGAAAATTGACGCTCTTAAAGATTCCGATGGGGTTCAATTGGTGGACGAGAAGGCTATACGTTTATACAAGAGAACGCATAACGTTGCCTTGGCTACGGAAAGGTTACGTCTTTATGATAAATGTTTTGTCAATAGTCCAGGTTCAAACCCATTGAAAATGGATCACCTTTTCAGATCGAACAAGAAGAGTAAGACTACGGCTTTGGATGACGAAGTCACTGGGAACCGTGATACTTTTACCAAGACGAAGAAAACTTCGTTCTTAAGCGATATGGACACGAGTAGTTTCCAGAAGTACGATCAATGGGATTTCGAACATAGAATGTTCCCCATGATCCCATATTTCGAGGAACACAATTTCACCAACGTGATGCCTATTTTCACCGGCTCAAACGGTGGGGAACCTTTACCTCAAGGGAAATTCCCGGTATTAGATCCAAAATCCGGTGAATTGTTACGTGTAGAGACTTTCAGATATGATAAATCGAAATCGCTTTGGAAGAACTGGAATGATATGTCCTCTGCTTCTGGTAAACGTGGTATTATCTTGGCTGCTGGCGACGGCCAAGTGGACCAATGCATCCGTCTTATTGCTACGTTGAGAGCTCAAGGAAACGCTCTACCTATTCAAATTATCCACAACAACCAATTGAATGAGAAATCTGTGAAACTGTTATCGGAGGCCGCTAAATCTACCGAATTCTCATCCGGTAGAGCTCAATCTCTTTGGTTAGTGAATGTGGGCCCCACGTTGGAATCTTCAATGAAGAGCAATTTTGGGAGATTTAAGAATAAGTGGTTGTCAGTTATTTTCAacacttttgaagaatttataTTCATAGATACAGATGCCATCTCCTACATTAATATGGCTGAttatttcaacttcaagGAGTACAAATCTACTGGAACACTCTTCTTTAAGGATAGGTCTTTGGCAATTGGAACTGAACAGAAATGTGGTCCTTTGTTCGAAACTCTTGAACCaagaattcttgaaatgtACTATTTCAATACTTTACCTATGATCAATGGTGATTACGTGGAACAGCAATGTATGGGCATGCTCACCCCAGAGGAAAAAGTTTACAAAcgtttctttgaagttggTCATCAACACAACTTGGAAAGTGGATTATTGGCCATCAACAAAAACGAACACATCATGGGATTGGTTACTGCAACAGTCTTAAATATCGCACCAAAGGTCGGAGGTTGCGGTTGGGGTGACAAAGAGTTTTTCTGGCTTGGTTTGTTGGTTGCTGGCCAACGCTACTCGATCTATGATATAGATGCAAGTGCAATTGGTGTTCCTCAACAGAAGCAATCTATCGCTAACGGAGacgaatttgatgaatataggatttgttctttacaAGTGGCACATACTTCATACGACGGACATTTACTATGGATAAATGGTGGCTCTCAGTACTGTAAGAAACCAGAGACTTTTGAAGGTGATTGGACCAACATTAAGGAGCTTCGTGAATCGTATTCtgatgataaagaaaaggcTCTGAAGGCTTATAGTGATACAGTTAAGGTGGAAGCAGCAATCGTGCCAGATTCCAGAAGTAATGGTTGGGGTAGAGACGATCAAAGATGTAAAGGCTACTTCTGGTGCGGCAAATTTACTTCAAAGCTGAAACCGTATACTTATAACACGGTGGTAACTAAAGGTGATTTGATCCGTTTCGGAGACGAGGAAATCGAAAGTATCTCCAAGATTAATAAGATCTGGAATGATGCTATTATTCCAGACGGAGCTTAA
- a CDS encoding uncharacterized protein (weakly similar to uniprot|Q05016 Saccharomyces cerevisiae YMR226C NADP()-dependent dehydrogenase acts on serine L-allo-threonine and other 3-hydroxy acids): MKKQVILITGASTGIGLSIAETLRSAGYEVFGTSRKGSIPGKEYSFKMIKLDITDEESVKSAVNEVIEKAGRIDVLVNNAGIAFKWAAVEECSTDLAKTIFETNFFGVHRMTRAVLPHMREQRHGKIINISSMGGIMPIPYGALYCSSKHALEGYTESLDYEVKKFGIHVSTIDPHIIKTGMANSNSPADEEMAVYDSIKGKVSERMLKQSLENSDEPEVIAKEVLKVIKTENPKSRYTPGKAKLYAYFSYYTPSWIFRRILDTVFSE; this comes from the coding sequence ATGAAAAAGCAAGTGATCTTAATTACCGGTGCATCAACTGGAATCGGGCTGTCAATAGCAGAAACGTTACGGAGTGCAGGTTATGAAGTTTTCGGTACCTCTAGAAAAGGGTCCATTCCTGGGAAGGAATACTCCTTCAAGATGATCAAGCTAGATATTACCGACGAGGAATCGGTCAAAAGTGCTGTGAACGAAGTTATCGAAAAAGctggaagaattgatgtTCTAGTTAACAATGCTGGCATTGCGTTTAAATGGGCAGCAGTAGAAGAATGTTCAACTGATCTAGCAAAAACCATTTTCGAAACGAATTTCTTTGGTGTCCATCGGATGACCCGTGCTGTGTTACCTCATATGAGAGAGCAAAGACACGGTAAAATAATCAATATAAGTTCAATGGGTGGTATTATGCCAATCCCATACGGTGCTCTTTACTGTTCGTCTAAACATGCTTTAGAAGGGTACACTGAGTCTCTTGATTACGAGGTGAAAAAGTTCGGAATTCACGTCAGTACTATAGATCCACATATTATCAAAACAGGTATGGCTAATTCAAATTCTCCtgcagatgaagaaatggCCGTATATGATTCAATCAAGGGTAAAGTGTCGGAAAGAATGCTCAAGCAAAGCCTCGAAAATTCTGATGAGCCAGAAGTCATTGCCAAAGAAGTGTTGAAAGTTATCAAAACCGAAAACCCTAAGAGTCGTTACACCCCAGGAAAGGCCAAACTATATGCATATTTTTCCTACTATACTCCATCTTGGATCTTTCGTAGAATACTAGATACGGTTTTCAGCGAATAA